A region of Lichenibacterium dinghuense DNA encodes the following proteins:
- a CDS encoding YgfZ/GcvT domain-containing protein, with the protein MGTAFLDDRGIVEVEGPDARALLHRLVTSDVTRLASGEIRYAALLSPQGKIAADFLIVEASPPGGPDRFLLDVPAAQAADLAKKLTLYRLRADVRIADRSAELGVTAHWPDGPGARDPRHPDLGTRAIGPRSDGDSARRHTYEAHRIALGVPDGGRDYAFGDAFPHDANLDRLGGVDFGKGCYVGQEVVSRVHHRGTARKRVVPVAFDGRAPAPGAEITVNDVAIGTMGTSADGRGLATVRVDRAAEAAGQGAPAVADGVALTLSLS; encoded by the coding sequence ATGGGGACGGCGTTTCTCGACGACCGGGGCATCGTCGAGGTCGAGGGACCGGACGCGCGGGCGCTGCTCCATCGCCTGGTCACCAGCGATGTGACGCGTCTTGCCTCTGGTGAAATTCGCTACGCGGCCCTGCTGAGCCCGCAGGGCAAGATCGCCGCGGACTTCCTCATCGTCGAGGCCTCGCCGCCGGGTGGCCCGGATCGCTTCCTCCTCGACGTGCCGGCCGCGCAGGCGGCCGACCTCGCCAAGAAGCTGACCCTATACCGCCTGCGCGCGGACGTCCGTATCGCAGACCGCAGCGCGGAGCTCGGCGTCACCGCGCATTGGCCGGACGGGCCCGGCGCCCGCGACCCCCGCCATCCCGACCTCGGCACCCGCGCGATCGGGCCTCGGAGCGACGGCGATTCCGCTCGTCGGCACACATATGAGGCGCACCGGATCGCGCTCGGCGTGCCGGACGGCGGACGCGACTACGCCTTCGGGGACGCCTTTCCGCACGATGCCAACCTCGACCGGCTCGGCGGCGTCGACTTCGGAAAGGGTTGCTACGTCGGCCAGGAGGTCGTGTCGCGCGTGCACCACCGCGGCACCGCCCGCAAGCGCGTGGTGCCGGTCGCCTTCGACGGCCGCGCGCCCGCGCCCGGCGCGGAGATCACGGTCAACGACGTCGCCATCGGCACCATGGGCACCAGCGCGGACGGCCGCGGCCTCGCCACCGTGCGGGTGGACCGCGCCGCCGAGGCGGCGGGGCAGGGGGCCCCCGCTGTCGCGGACGGCGTCGCTCTCACCCTGAGCCTGTCGTGA
- the phbB gene encoding acetoacetyl-CoA reductase — protein sequence MARIALVTGGTRGIGAAISRALTEAGVKVAASYAGNDDAANRFKDDTGIPVFKWDVGSYEASAEGVKKVEAEVGPIDILVNNAGITRDGFFHKMTVEQWRAVLITNLDSLFNVTRPVIDGMRSRNWGRVIVISSINGQKGQMGQVNYSAAKAGDIGFVKALAQESANKGITVNAICPGYIGTEMVQAIAPEVLKTKILPQIPVGRLGLPEEIGKAVAYLASEDASFVTGSVLSINGGQHM from the coding sequence ATGGCACGCATCGCACTCGTGACGGGCGGCACCCGCGGCATCGGCGCCGCGATCAGCCGGGCGCTCACCGAGGCCGGGGTCAAGGTGGCGGCGAGCTATGCCGGCAACGACGACGCGGCCAACAGGTTCAAGGACGACACCGGCATCCCGGTGTTCAAGTGGGACGTCGGCAGCTACGAGGCCTCCGCCGAGGGCGTCAAGAAGGTCGAGGCCGAGGTCGGCCCGATCGACATCCTGGTCAACAACGCCGGAATCACCCGCGACGGCTTCTTCCACAAGATGACCGTCGAGCAGTGGCGCGCCGTGCTGATTACCAACCTCGATTCGCTGTTCAACGTCACCCGTCCCGTGATCGACGGCATGCGGTCGCGCAACTGGGGCCGGGTGATCGTGATCTCGTCCATCAACGGCCAGAAGGGCCAGATGGGACAGGTGAACTACTCGGCCGCCAAGGCGGGCGACATCGGCTTCGTCAAGGCGCTGGCGCAGGAGAGCGCCAACAAGGGCATCACCGTCAACGCGATCTGCCCCGGCTACATCGGCACCGAGATGGTGCAGGCCATCGCGCCGGAGGTGCTGAAGACCAAGATCCTGCCGCAGATCCCGGTCGGCCGCCTCGGACTGCCCGAGGAGATCGGCAAGGCCGTGGCCTATCTGGCCAGCGAGGACGCCTCCTTCGTCACGGGCTCGGTGCTGTCGATCAACGGCGGCCAGCACATGTGA
- a CDS encoding NUDIX hydrolase — protein MSVAPPAAGPSFAGSRAYPVRPFLAASVAVFRDGLVLLAERAAPPGDRRFSLPGGLVEPGETIREAALRELREETGVVAEIVGFNDHVEVIERDAEGRVAAHFVVTSFVGRWVSGEAATGPEALRTVWVAPDAVDHLATTPQLPAILLRAAAIAARG, from the coding sequence TTGAGCGTCGCTCCCCCGGCCGCGGGGCCGAGCTTCGCCGGATCCCGCGCCTATCCGGTCCGGCCCTTCCTGGCCGCCAGCGTGGCGGTGTTCCGCGACGGGCTGGTGCTGCTCGCCGAGCGCGCGGCACCCCCGGGCGACCGCCGCTTCTCGCTGCCCGGCGGCCTCGTCGAGCCTGGCGAGACGATCCGCGAGGCCGCCCTGCGCGAGCTGCGGGAGGAGACCGGCGTCGTGGCCGAGATCGTCGGCTTCAACGACCACGTCGAGGTTATCGAGCGCGACGCGGAGGGGCGGGTGGCGGCCCATTTCGTCGTGACGTCCTTCGTCGGCCGCTGGGTGTCGGGCGAGGCCGCGACCGGCCCGGAGGCCCTGCGCACCGTCTGGGTCGCGCCGGACGCCGTGGACCATCTCGCCACCACGCCGCAGCTGCCCGCCATCCTCCTGCGCGCCGCCGCCATCGCGGCGCGGGGCTGA
- a CDS encoding TIGR02301 family protein, translating into MRRAGMAAALFGLAAAAPAAGQGLPANPPLPPVVGVGPPAAQAAPDPDGLPPYEPLLESLAERLGALALMRDLCGEGDAARFRDRMAALLDVEGRSPAARDRLAGAFNRGLRGYAASYRSCTPSARLVESRALAEADRLTRDIESRYGGT; encoded by the coding sequence ATGCGGCGCGCCGGGATGGCGGCGGCGCTGTTCGGGCTCGCGGCCGCCGCGCCGGCCGCCGGGCAGGGCCTGCCCGCCAACCCGCCTCTGCCGCCCGTGGTGGGCGTCGGCCCGCCCGCCGCTCAGGCCGCGCCGGACCCCGACGGCCTGCCGCCCTACGAACCGCTCCTCGAGAGCCTGGCCGAGCGCCTCGGCGCGCTGGCCCTGATGCGCGACCTGTGCGGGGAGGGCGACGCGGCGCGCTTCCGCGACCGCATGGCCGCGCTGCTCGACGTGGAGGGGCGCAGCCCCGCCGCGCGGGACCGGCTCGCCGGCGCGTTCAACCGCGGCCTCCGCGGCTACGCCGCCAGCTACCGGAGCTGCACGCCCTCGGCGCGCCTCGTCGAGTCGCGGGCCCTCGCGGAGGCCGACCGGCTGACGCGTGACATCGAATCCCGATACGGCGGCACGTGA
- a CDS encoding ATP-binding protein — MSLLVRLLLLVAIALTPSLAIQGWDGFQRHRELARASRDAALAQTQALQGDMVRAAEGVRQLLVALSEVPSIKDGDARACTAYLRSVGGRFGEYQLLGVTDASGEILCSSSGVAPGAYSNAGRAYFRRAMASGAFAAGDLVTGLSTHRPSVHFALPVARTDGTAAGIVLASIDQERLAAQVAQSSPAPGSVALVVDPSGTVVAEAKDGRVQADGWTGKPIPADLRAALATPKPKLVGATGSDGRTLLFGILPPDPRLGGLTVAVGVDQALALSDLHGQTRSSLLGLALGAVLAMAAATVGARRFVVAPLLRISAAAERVGKGDLGARAELGRRGGEVREVGAAFDRMSTALAERESARERAEGARRASEGRYRTLFDAIEAGFCIVEVRFEGGGPVDYRFLEVNPAFVGQTGLHDAVGRWMRDIAPGHEQHWFDLYGRVASTGEPIRFENEGKALGRWYDVHAFRVDRPEDGHVAILFNDITDRRRMEVDLRDLNAGLERRIAEAVEERGRVEEALRQSQKLEAVGQLTGGVAHDFNNLLTILRSSVDLLRKPGLADDRRRRYLDAISDTVDRAAKLTSQLLSFARRQALAPDTFDAAARLRSIGDMLDSVTGARIRVVFDVARKGCHVRADASQFETAVVNMAVNARDAMGGEGTLTLGVAVRAGLPPIRGHAGSAGDFVAVTLTDTGVGIAAEQVTHIFEPFFTTKGVGEGTGLGLSQVFGFAKQSGGDIGVASEPGRGTTFTLYLPRVAAAAAAVAGADDGGPAVDGEARRVLVVEDNVEIGRFALQILEDLGYCAEWATDAAEALSRLDGDGAFDVVFSDVVMPGEMDGVALACEIRRRRPGLPVVLTSGYSHVLAREGPHGFDLVHKPYSAGQLARALGHAVAVAAGQPPETAARNTEA, encoded by the coding sequence TTGAGCCTCCTCGTACGCCTGTTGCTGCTGGTCGCCATCGCCCTGACGCCGTCGCTGGCCATTCAGGGGTGGGACGGTTTCCAGCGGCACCGCGAACTCGCCAGGGCGTCACGCGACGCCGCGCTCGCGCAGACCCAGGCGCTGCAGGGCGACATGGTCCGCGCGGCCGAGGGCGTACGCCAACTCCTTGTCGCCCTCTCCGAGGTGCCGTCCATCAAGGATGGCGACGCCAGGGCCTGCACGGCCTACCTCAGGTCGGTCGGCGGCCGCTTCGGCGAGTACCAACTGCTCGGCGTCACCGACGCGTCGGGCGAGATCCTGTGCAGCAGCTCCGGTGTCGCTCCCGGAGCCTACAGCAACGCGGGACGGGCGTACTTCCGGCGCGCCATGGCGTCGGGGGCATTCGCCGCCGGCGACCTCGTCACCGGGTTGTCGACGCACCGCCCCAGCGTCCACTTCGCCCTGCCGGTGGCGCGGACGGACGGGACCGCGGCCGGCATCGTCCTTGCCAGCATCGACCAGGAACGCCTCGCGGCGCAGGTCGCCCAGTCGTCCCCTGCCCCGGGCAGCGTGGCCCTGGTGGTGGACCCGTCCGGGACGGTGGTGGCCGAGGCCAAGGACGGCCGCGTGCAGGCGGACGGGTGGACGGGCAAGCCCATCCCGGCCGACCTACGGGCGGCGCTGGCCACCCCGAAACCGAAACTTGTCGGCGCCACCGGTTCCGACGGGCGTACGCTCCTGTTCGGCATTCTGCCGCCGGACCCGCGCCTCGGCGGCCTGACGGTAGCGGTCGGCGTCGACCAGGCCCTGGCCCTGTCCGACCTGCACGGGCAGACCCGCAGCAGCCTCCTCGGCCTCGCGCTCGGCGCCGTCCTGGCGATGGCCGCGGCGACGGTCGGCGCGAGGCGGTTCGTCGTCGCCCCGTTGCTCAGGATCAGCGCCGCGGCCGAACGGGTCGGCAAGGGTGACCTCGGCGCCCGCGCCGAACTCGGCCGCCGCGGCGGCGAGGTCAGGGAGGTCGGTGCCGCCTTCGACCGCATGTCGACCGCGCTGGCCGAGCGGGAGAGCGCGAGGGAACGCGCCGAGGGCGCACGCCGCGCCAGCGAGGGACGCTACCGTACGCTGTTCGACGCCATCGAGGCCGGCTTCTGCATCGTGGAGGTGCGCTTCGAGGGCGGCGGGCCGGTCGACTACCGCTTCCTGGAGGTCAACCCGGCCTTCGTCGGCCAGACCGGCCTGCACGATGCCGTGGGCCGGTGGATGCGGGACATCGCGCCCGGCCACGAACAGCACTGGTTCGATCTATACGGACGGGTGGCGTCGACCGGGGAGCCCATCCGTTTCGAGAACGAGGGGAAGGCGCTCGGCCGCTGGTACGACGTCCACGCCTTCCGCGTCGACCGGCCCGAGGACGGCCACGTGGCCATCCTGTTCAACGACATCACCGACCGGCGGAGGATGGAGGTGGACCTGCGCGACCTCAACGCCGGCCTGGAGCGACGCATCGCCGAGGCCGTCGAGGAGCGCGGCCGCGTCGAGGAAGCCCTGCGCCAATCGCAGAAGTTGGAGGCGGTGGGCCAACTCACCGGCGGCGTCGCGCACGACTTCAACAACCTGCTCACGATCCTGCGCTCGTCCGTCGACCTCCTGCGCAAACCGGGCCTCGCCGACGACCGCCGGCGCCGCTACCTCGATGCCATATCGGACACCGTGGATCGCGCCGCCAAGCTGACCAGCCAGCTCCTGTCCTTCGCCCGGCGACAGGCCCTGGCCCCGGATACGTTCGACGCCGCGGCACGCCTGCGCTCCATCGGCGACATGCTCGACAGCGTGACCGGCGCCCGCATCCGGGTCGTTTTCGACGTGGCCCGGAAGGGTTGCCACGTCCGCGCCGACGCCAGCCAGTTCGAGACCGCGGTGGTCAACATGGCGGTGAACGCCCGCGACGCCATGGGCGGCGAGGGGACCCTTACGCTGGGCGTCGCGGTCCGCGCCGGCCTGCCGCCGATCCGCGGCCATGCGGGCAGCGCGGGCGATTTCGTGGCCGTCACCCTGACCGATACGGGTGTGGGCATCGCGGCGGAGCAGGTCACCCATATCTTCGAGCCCTTCTTCACCACCAAGGGCGTGGGCGAGGGTACGGGCCTCGGCCTCAGCCAGGTGTTCGGCTTCGCCAAGCAGTCCGGCGGCGACATCGGGGTCGCGAGCGAGCCGGGGCGCGGCACAACCTTCACGCTCTATCTCCCCCGCGTCGCGGCCGCCGCCGCGGCCGTGGCCGGTGCGGACGATGGGGGACCAGCCGTCGACGGCGAGGCACGCCGCGTGCTCGTCGTCGAGGACAACGTCGAGATCGGCCGCTTCGCGCTGCAGATCCTGGAGGACCTCGGGTACTGCGCCGAATGGGCCACCGACGCCGCCGAGGCGCTGTCCCGCCTGGACGGCGACGGCGCGTTCGACGTGGTCTTCTCCGACGTCGTCATGCCGGGTGAGATGGACGGGGTCGCGCTCGCCTGCGAGATTCGCCGGCGGCGCCCGGGGCTGCCCGTCGTGCTGACGTCCGGCTACAGCCACGTTCTGGCGCGGGAGGGGCCGCACGGCTTCGACCTCGTGCACAAGCCCTACTCCGCGGGGCAGCTCGCCCGAGCGCTCGGTCACGCCGTCGCGGTGGCGGCCGGCCAGCCCCCGGAAACTGCCGCTCGAAACACCGAAGCGTGA
- a CDS encoding RluA family pseudouridine synthase, producing MDLVPRLLYRDALMLVLDKPAGIAVHPGPKGGDSLEAHFDGLRFGLPRVPALAHRLDRETSGCLVLGRHRKALQKLGALFKAGRVDKTYWAVVEGMPAADSGTIDLPLGRRDAARGWWMQVDPAGQEATTDWRVLGRAGGRSWLELKPRTGRTHQIRVHCAALGWPLVGDGIYGDREAAASATLHLLARRIAVPLYPSRAPVEAEAPVPDHMVAALTILGFVGDPARHPGSGSV from the coding sequence ATAGACCTCGTCCCCCGCCTCCTCTACCGCGACGCCCTGATGCTGGTGCTGGACAAACCCGCCGGCATCGCGGTGCACCCCGGCCCCAAGGGCGGCGACAGCCTAGAGGCGCATTTCGACGGCCTGCGCTTCGGCCTGCCGCGCGTGCCGGCCCTCGCGCACCGGCTCGACCGCGAGACGTCGGGCTGCCTCGTGCTCGGCCGCCACCGCAAGGCGCTGCAGAAGCTCGGCGCCCTGTTCAAGGCGGGCCGGGTCGACAAGACATATTGGGCGGTGGTGGAGGGCATGCCCGCGGCCGACAGCGGCACGATCGACCTCCCGCTCGGGCGACGGGACGCCGCGCGCGGCTGGTGGATGCAGGTCGACCCGGCCGGCCAGGAGGCCACGACGGACTGGCGGGTGCTCGGGCGCGCGGGCGGCCGGAGCTGGCTGGAATTGAAGCCGCGCACCGGCCGCACGCACCAGATCCGCGTCCACTGCGCGGCGCTGGGCTGGCCGCTGGTCGGCGACGGCATCTACGGCGACCGCGAGGCCGCGGCCTCGGCCACCCTGCACCTGCTCGCTCGGCGCATCGCCGTGCCGCTCTACCCGAGCCGCGCGCCCGTCGAGGCCGAGGCCCCGGTCCCGGATCACATGGTGGCGGCGCTTACGATCCTCGGTTTCGTTGGTGATCCGGCGCGGCATCCCGGTTCCGGGAGTGTCTGA
- a CDS encoding hydrolase: MLSGRRLDLLKPSPADIDLHDIAHGLARVARWNGQTRGPYILSVAQHSLLVEALLGHIRPGADRHARAVAVLHDAPEYVVGDLISPFKACVGDAYKAVEARLLSAILHRFGLAEPDDALLALVKRADRAAARLEAVLLAGFDEAEALAVLGPPEPGLEGFAAWLRPRPSDQVEAAFVDRCRALGMVDV; the protein is encoded by the coding sequence ATGCTGTCCGGCCGCCGCCTCGACCTCCTGAAGCCGTCGCCTGCCGACATCGATCTCCACGACATCGCCCACGGCCTCGCCCGCGTGGCGCGCTGGAACGGCCAGACGCGCGGCCCCTACATCCTGTCGGTCGCACAGCATTCGCTGCTCGTGGAAGCGCTGCTCGGCCACATCCGCCCCGGCGCCGACCGGCACGCCCGCGCGGTCGCGGTGCTGCACGACGCGCCGGAATACGTCGTCGGCGACCTGATCTCGCCGTTCAAGGCCTGCGTGGGCGACGCCTACAAGGCCGTGGAGGCCCGGCTCCTCTCGGCGATCCTCCACCGCTTCGGCCTGGCCGAACCCGACGACGCGCTGCTCGCCCTCGTCAAGCGCGCCGACCGCGCGGCGGCGCGCCTCGAAGCCGTGCTGCTGGCGGGGTTCGACGAGGCCGAGGCTCTGGCCGTCCTGGGCCCGCCCGAGCCGGGGCTCGAAGGCTTCGCGGCCTGGCTCAGGCCCCGGCCGTCCGACCAGGTCGAGGCCGCCTTCGTCGACCGCTGCCGCGCCCTCGGCATGGTGGACGTTTGA
- the moaD gene encoding molybdopterin converting factor subunit 1, translated as MKALYFAWVRERIGLAEEELAPPPEVRTLADLMGWLAGRGENYAHAFENPAVIRTALDRVHAKHDAAFAGAREVAFFPPMTGG; from the coding sequence GTGAAGGCGCTGTATTTCGCCTGGGTGCGCGAGCGCATCGGCCTCGCCGAGGAGGAGCTCGCGCCCCCGCCCGAGGTCCGGACGCTGGCCGATCTGATGGGCTGGCTGGCGGGCCGGGGCGAGAACTACGCCCACGCCTTCGAGAACCCGGCGGTGATCCGCACAGCGCTCGACCGCGTCCACGCCAAGCACGACGCCGCCTTCGCGGGCGCCCGCGAGGTGGCCTTTTTCCCGCCGATGACGGGGGGCTGA
- a CDS encoding tyrosine phosphatase family protein — protein sequence MRARVVVCPQSRLADTLAATGARSVVTLLAADQRAGLPPMPGAARLLLDVSDIVSPRDGFALAGEGHVADLLAFARAWDRRHPLLVHCYAGVSRSTAAAFAVACALDPTRDEAVVAAAFRRASPSATPNPRLVALADAALGRSGRMTEAVRAIGRGRDCFEGEVFSLDVPPRG from the coding sequence TTGAGGGCTCGCGTCGTCGTCTGCCCGCAGTCGCGCCTCGCCGACACGCTTGCCGCCACCGGCGCCCGCAGCGTCGTGACGCTGCTCGCCGCCGACCAGCGCGCCGGCCTGCCGCCGATGCCCGGTGCCGCCCGCCTGCTGCTCGACGTGTCCGACATCGTGTCGCCGCGCGACGGCTTCGCGCTGGCGGGCGAGGGCCACGTGGCGGACCTGCTCGCCTTCGCCCGCGCCTGGGACCGGCGCCATCCGCTGCTGGTCCACTGCTACGCCGGCGTCAGCCGCTCGACCGCGGCCGCCTTCGCGGTCGCCTGCGCGCTCGATCCGACGCGCGACGAGGCGGTGGTCGCGGCGGCGTTCCGCCGCGCTTCGCCGAGCGCGACGCCGAACCCGCGCCTCGTGGCGCTGGCCGATGCGGCGCTCGGCCGGTCCGGGCGCATGACCGAAGCGGTGCGCGCCATCGGCCGCGGCCGGGACTGTTTCGAGGGCGAGGTGTTCAGCCTCGACGTCCCGCCTCGCGGCTGA
- a CDS encoding septation protein A — protein sequence MTSLDDRPKADAPKPAGRKVDPTLKLVLELGPLACFFVASYRYGLHAATGVLMVGVVVALAVSYALTRRLPVMPVVTAIAVLFFGALTFYFDNPVFIKVKPTVINCIFGAALLGGLAFGKPLLPVVLDSALHLDEEGWRKLTFRWGLFFFVLAALNELVWRTQSDVFWTGFKVFGTMPLTVVFALTQVPLIMRHELKPTAPQDEHF from the coding sequence ATGACGAGTCTCGATGACAGGCCGAAGGCCGACGCGCCGAAGCCCGCGGGCCGCAAGGTCGATCCCACGCTGAAGCTCGTCCTCGAACTCGGCCCTCTCGCCTGCTTCTTCGTCGCCTCCTACCGCTACGGCCTGCACGCCGCCACGGGCGTCCTGATGGTCGGGGTCGTGGTCGCCCTCGCGGTCTCCTACGCGCTCACGCGGCGGTTGCCCGTCATGCCGGTCGTCACGGCCATAGCGGTCCTGTTCTTCGGCGCGCTGACGTTCTACTTCGACAATCCGGTCTTCATCAAGGTGAAGCCGACGGTGATCAACTGCATCTTCGGCGCGGCGCTGCTCGGCGGGCTGGCCTTCGGCAAGCCGCTGCTGCCGGTGGTGCTCGATTCGGCGCTGCACCTCGACGAGGAGGGCTGGCGCAAGCTGACCTTCCGCTGGGGCCTGTTCTTCTTCGTGCTCGCGGCGCTCAACGAGCTCGTGTGGCGCACGCAGAGCGACGTGTTCTGGACGGGGTTCAAGGTGTTCGGCACCATGCCGCTGACCGTCGTCTTCGCGCTGACGCAGGTGCCGCTCATCATGCGCCACGAGCTGAAGCCCACCGCGCCGCAGGACGAGCACTTCTGA
- a CDS encoding SDR family NAD(P)-dependent oxidoreductase: protein MPSPSRSNAGPRRTMLLTGASRGIGHATVKRFSSAGWRVITCSRHAFPENCPWEMGPEDHLQVDLADPEDILKALSDVRQRLPEGRLDALVNNAGISPKGAGGSRLGSVETEIADWKKVFQVNFYAPVMLARGLIAELQQAHGSVVNVTSIAGSRVHPFAGAAYATSKAALAALTREMAADFGPRGIRVNAISPGEIDTAILSPGTDKIVEALPMRRLGTPEEVAKAIYFLCTEQSSYVHGAEIHINGGQHV from the coding sequence ATGCCGTCTCCCTCCCGGTCCAACGCCGGCCCCCGCCGCACCATGCTGCTCACGGGCGCGTCGCGCGGCATCGGCCATGCCACCGTCAAGCGCTTCTCCTCCGCCGGCTGGCGCGTCATCACCTGCTCGCGCCACGCCTTCCCGGAGAACTGCCCCTGGGAGATGGGGCCGGAGGACCACCTCCAGGTCGACCTCGCCGACCCCGAGGACATCCTCAAGGCCCTGTCGGACGTGCGCCAGCGCCTGCCCGAGGGGCGCCTCGACGCGCTGGTCAACAACGCCGGCATCTCGCCGAAGGGCGCCGGCGGATCGCGCCTCGGCTCGGTCGAGACCGAGATCGCCGACTGGAAGAAGGTGTTCCAGGTCAACTTCTACGCCCCCGTCATGCTGGCGCGCGGCCTGATCGCCGAGTTGCAGCAGGCGCACGGCTCCGTGGTCAACGTCACCTCGATCGCGGGCTCGCGCGTGCACCCCTTCGCGGGTGCCGCCTACGCGACGTCTAAGGCCGCCCTGGCGGCGCTGACGCGCGAGATGGCGGCGGACTTCGGGCCGCGCGGCATCCGCGTCAACGCCATCTCGCCGGGCGAGATCGACACCGCCATCCTGTCGCCCGGCACGGACAAGATCGTCGAGGCGCTGCCGATGCGCCGGCTCGGCACGCCCGAGGAGGTCGCCAAAGCGATCTACTTCCTGTGCACCGAGCAGTCGAGCTACGTCCACGGTGCCGAGATCCACATCAACGGCGGGCAGCACGTTTGA
- the ftsY gene encoding signal recognition particle-docking protein FtsY: protein MAGDDDQGGKRKPGFFKRLFGGGGTPDAAPEVRPEPAPETLPPVDSLPAPQPAPDPVPAEPEAPRLAPDPAAEAAPRRSWLSRLTGGLSRSSSSIKGGIVGIFSKRKLDDATLDDLEDVLIKADLGIAMATRITGAIGSGRYEKGIDPEEVQAILAREIEAVLAPVAVPFAVDRASKPFVVLVVGVNGSGKTTTIGKLAAKLSAEGLKLTLGAGDTFRAAAIEQLRIWGERTNSPVVSRPQGADAAGLAFDAIKEARENGSDVVLIDTAGRLQNRAELMEELAKVVRVVKKAEPEAPHAVLLVLDATVGQNALSQVEIFGQVAGVTGLVMTKLDGTARGGILAAVAEKFALPVHFIGVGEGIDDLEPFAASDFARAIAGLEH from the coding sequence ATGGCCGGGGACGACGATCAGGGCGGCAAGCGGAAGCCGGGGTTCTTCAAGCGGCTGTTCGGCGGCGGGGGCACGCCCGACGCCGCGCCCGAGGTCCGGCCCGAGCCCGCTCCCGAGACGCTGCCGCCCGTCGATTCGCTGCCCGCGCCGCAGCCGGCGCCCGATCCCGTCCCTGCCGAGCCCGAGGCGCCCCGCCTCGCGCCGGACCCGGCCGCCGAGGCCGCGCCGCGGCGGAGCTGGCTGTCGCGGCTGACGGGCGGGCTGTCGCGCTCGTCCTCGTCCATCAAGGGCGGCATCGTCGGCATCTTCTCCAAGCGCAAGCTCGACGACGCCACGCTCGACGATCTGGAGGACGTGCTGATCAAGGCCGACCTCGGCATCGCCATGGCGACGCGCATCACCGGCGCGATCGGCTCCGGCCGCTACGAGAAGGGCATCGACCCCGAGGAGGTGCAGGCGATCCTGGCGCGCGAGATCGAGGCCGTCCTCGCCCCGGTGGCGGTGCCCTTCGCGGTGGACCGGGCGAGTAAGCCCTTCGTGGTACTGGTCGTCGGCGTCAACGGCTCGGGCAAGACCACGACGATCGGCAAGCTCGCCGCCAAGCTGTCGGCCGAGGGGTTGAAGCTCACGCTCGGCGCGGGCGACACGTTCCGCGCCGCCGCCATCGAGCAACTGCGGATCTGGGGCGAGCGGACGAACTCGCCCGTGGTGTCGCGCCCGCAGGGCGCCGACGCCGCCGGCCTCGCCTTCGACGCGATCAAGGAGGCGCGCGAGAACGGCTCGGACGTCGTGCTGATCGACACGGCCGGCCGGCTGCAGAACCGCGCCGAGCTGATGGAGGAGCTCGCCAAGGTGGTGCGCGTCGTCAAGAAGGCCGAGCCCGAGGCGCCCCACGCCGTGCTGCTGGTGCTCGACGCGACCGTCGGCCAGAACGCGCTGAGCCAGGTCGAGATCTTCGGCCAGGTGGCCGGCGTCACCGGTCTCGTGATGACCAAGCTCGACGGCACCGCCCGCGGCGGCATCCTGGCGGCCGTGGCCGAGAAGTTCGCGCTCCCGGTCCACTTCATCGGCGTCGGCGAGGGGATCGACGACCTCGAACCCTTCGCGGCGTCCGATTTCGCCCGCGCCATCGCGGGCCTCGAGCATTGA
- a CDS encoding molybdenum cofactor biosynthesis protein MoaE, with protein MASVSVRADDYDTAAEIAAVTAGRTDVGAVVTFSGLCRDDGGTLEALEIEHYPGMAEAEIGRVCAEAEARWPLQACRVIHRHGAIRPGENIVLVVTASAHRVAAFAAADFLMDYLKSEAPFWKRNRRRDAAAGEADWVAPKASDEAALDRWR; from the coding sequence GTGGCGAGCGTGTCGGTCCGGGCGGACGACTACGACACCGCCGCCGAGATCGCGGCGGTGACGGCGGGCCGCACCGACGTCGGCGCCGTGGTGACCTTCTCGGGCCTCTGCCGCGACGACGGCGGCACCCTCGAAGCCCTGGAGATCGAGCACTATCCCGGCATGGCCGAGGCGGAGATCGGCCGCGTCTGCGCCGAGGCCGAGGCGCGCTGGCCGCTGCAGGCCTGCCGCGTCATCCACCGGCACGGCGCGATCCGGCCGGGCGAGAACATCGTGCTCGTCGTGACGGCGTCGGCGCACCGCGTCGCGGCCTTCGCGGCCGCCGACTTCCTGATGGACTACCTCAAGAGCGAGGCGCCGTTCTGGAAGCGCAACCGGCGCCGGGACGCGGCCGCCGGCGAGGCCGACTGGGTCGCGCCCAAGGCGTCCGACGAGGCCGCGCTCGACCGCTGGCGCTGA